TGTTAGATACTCAATATTGAGAGATTGACAACTTTCTGATTTCacttccctttttcttcttgttgtatTCACTTCTAGAAGATTATGGCTACCCAATCAAGTGTCCGTTTTATTTCCTACTCACAAGAGATTGTAGATGGAGTGCCAATCTATGTCTCCTCAAATTGTCTCCCAGTGAAGGCTGTTAAATTTGAACCTGCCGGGCATGCTTTTCACTCAGCCGCACTTAGACTCCTTGGTTGTGAGGAAGAATATGCAGATGGTGGTGAGCAGACTGTTCCTAATGATAAGGACCGTGCCTATGTTGCATCATCAGAGGCATACAGCActaaaggtaaaaaaaaatctgCTGCTGGTGGTAAGCAACAAGATCACTATGCATTACTGGGTTTGGGCCATTTAAGATACCTTGCTACTGAGGAGCAGATAAAAAAGAGCTATCGTGAGACTGCTTTAAAGTACCATCCTGACAAACAGGCTGCTCTTCTTCTTGCTGAGGAAACTGAAGCTGCAAAACAAGCAAAGAAGGATGAAATAGAGAACCACTTCAAGGCCATTCAAGAGGCATATGAATTGCTAATTGACCCTTTGAGGAGGAGAATTTATGACTCCACAGATGAGTTCGATGATGAAATCCCTACTGACTGTTCCCCACAAGATTTCTTCAAGGTATTTGGTCCCGCTTTTTTAAGGAATGCACGGTGGTCAGTTAGCCAACCTATTCCTTCGCTAGGCAATGAGAATACTGCTTTAGAAGATGTGGATGGcttttatgatttttggtacagcttcAGAAGCTGGAGAGAATTCCCACATGCAGATGAATTTGACCTTGAGCAAGCTGAATCTCGGGACCATAGGAGGTGGATGGAAAGGCAGAATGCAAAGCTTACAGAAAAAGCTAGAAGGGATGAGTATGTGCGGATACGAGCTCTTGTGGACAATGCCTATAAAAAGGATCCTAGAATCCTGAAAAGAAAGGAGGAGGAAAAAGCAGAGAGGCGTAGGAAAAAGGAGGCTAAGTTTCTTGCAAAGAAATTACAGGAAGAAGAGGCTGCAAGAATTGCTGAAGAGCAGAGGCGccagaaggaggaggaggaaagaCAGGCTGCTGAAGCTGCTTTACATCAGAAGAAGACAcgggaaaaagagaagaagctATTGCGCAAGGAACGTACCCGTCTTCGAACACTTTCAGCGCCTGTTTTATCCCAGCGCTTGCTTCTTGTTACTGAGGAGGATGTTGAAAACCTTTGTATGTCTCTTGAGTTTGAGCGGTTAAGGAATTTGTGCAACAAAATTGAGGAAAAAGAGGGCTTAGAGCGAGCAAAAATCCTCAAGGAGGCTCAGCAGTGTAACCAAAATTTGGAGGAGCAGAAAGAGTCCAATGACCGAAAGGAAAATGGTTCTATGGAGGCTACTGCTGGAAGCACTCCATTAAGCAGCTCCGAGAAAAGGGAGAAGCCTTGGGGCAAAGAAGAGATTGTGCTTTTGAGAAAAGGGATGCAGAAGTACCCTAATGGAACATCTCGCAGGTGGGAGGTTATTTCTGAGTACTTGGGTACTGGAAGGTCTGTCGACGAGATTTTGAAGGCCACAAAAACTGTTTTCCTTCAGAAGCCCGACTCTGCAAAAGCTTTTGACTCATTCCTTGAAAAGCGAAAACCGGCACCAACTATTGCATCTCCTCTTACAACTAGAGAGGAAATAGAAGGGGGGGTATCCGCCAGCAATGCGCCTAACAGCAGAGCTTCTAAGCTCAACGACTCGAAGGATTCTTCCAGCCAAGAGGCGAACCACCAAAATTCGAACGACGCCACTAGGGCAAATGGGTTCTCGCCAAGCTTGGATCAAGACGTGTGGTCTGCTGTCCAAGAAAGGGCTCTTGTGCAAGCTCTGAAAACCTTCCCGAAAGAAACGAGCCAGCGGTGGGAGCGCGTTGCGGCAGCCATTCCTGGGAAGACTCTGAATCAATGCAAGAAGAAATTTGCACTGCTGAAGGAGGACTTCAGAAACAAGAAAAGTGGGATGTAGTTTATTCAGAGTGAGCTGGCAGCAGAGTTGAAATGCATCATCATCTGCTCTGGTATCTCTCAAAGTTAATTATTTACTGCTTTTAAGATAGAAATAGCTACAAATATTCTACGCCCTACGGAGCATTTTTTGACCTTGTTGCATGACCCCACTCCCATCCCCGTTATTATTCTATACAGATCATTATCTTATATATGGCATTCTAGAGGTAGAGCCAACCAATATATGTGAAGCGGTTTTCATTCGCAGATGATCATCTTATTTATAATCCGTCTCCtatcctctttttcttcttgtcaTATTCTATCTAATACAATAATGCCTGTGTTACTGCCTGCTTCAGCAGTTTgatatgatgatgatggttatatttgataataataataattataaattacttTGCTACTATTTTTGAATCTGTGGCATCAACTATTTtgtatatatcaaaattttatattaaaagttcTGTGGAATATTGTTGTGAAGATCCAAAGGGCAACATTGCCACTTTGTTTCCTCACCCTTTGGTTGGATGAAGGGTTAGGATGGGGatggggaggggaggggaggggaaaTCTTTCTTCTGTTTGCGAAATTATTTTTGTAGTGGAAGCCTTTCCTTCCccttgaaaattataaatggacATTCTATTATCTTATACTATTCTCCCCTTTTTAGTGTTGTCTAAGCTCAATATTAGTTTGGAATTGAATGatataattatgattttctttctgTTACTTCATCGATCCAAATGAAGTGAAGATCCATTATTAACATTTACGTTCAATGCAAGAATAGCAATATTAACGCTACTTTATcgttttgtttcttcttctttttaccGTAACGGTTTAGTCTATTTGTCGTTCTAGTGGTTTCTAATAGAtaatttctttgttgtttctacacccccccccccccccccccccccccgcccctacaaaaaaagaaaaaagaaaagaagataataTTCTCTAGGGTAAATGCCAGTACGATACGTATTTTTTGTCCAAATTACAAGCAAGTGAAaaggtaattagtttatttctttttttactaatgataaaaattacCTTATTTCCCTCATTTGAATTTGCTAGCAAAATGTTTCAGaccattgaaaaaaattaaaaccacaATAAAGTGAGTCCATCAAAGACTCTTAAATTATCTAATTGACCATAACCAAGAAGGCAATACGGATCAATCAGATAATACCAATGAAAATAGAAACtataaagaaattattataaGTCACTCTCACGATCTAACacaatataaattaatcacacgtaataaattttatataatttttttaaatagccatacacaataaataaaatttattaccgTGACAACAAAACAATATGACGTTTATTTGGCGGTGGCATGagattatagaaaaaaaagggCGGAAGTTCAATTGGGTTTGGGTCGGGGCGTGGATATGGGAAACCACACGGGGCGGAGCCCCGAAATATACCACGCCACCCAGAAAATGCTCCAACAACGTGCGTTACGCGTTTGGCTTTCGAGAAAGTGTCGCTGGGAAAATTTTTCCCCGAGAAAAACCCTAACCAATGGCGACTGGCTATGGTTATGGTTATGGTGGATGGTCGTGTTGACGCCGGCGTCCTGCTGAGATTGATTGTCAAAAGATGCGGTCCAGAACGATAGTAACCCGCAAGAGAACTCCACCATGCGAAGCTTCCGATTCGCCTCTCTCATTTCCCATTGGTattcccctttctctctctttatgtgtgtgtgtgtgtgtgtgtgtgtgtctctctctctctctcatgcacACACTCTCACAGAAACGGTTGCGCATGCAAATCGTTTAGGCATTCAGGGCTATCTGCTCACCTCTTGACGGCACTTCAATCTCGGGCATCGAGTTTCTGCTGTCAGCTGAAGtaattgataatatatatatatatatatattcttgttgGAGATTGTTCATACGACGGCATGTCAGAGAATGACTACGGGTGCTGCTTGTTACTGTCACTTATGATTGGatcatttctttttctgtaATGCTTTCCTGGGCGAGTTAAACCAAAAGGGTTTGATTCAATATCGATTGTGGGGGAGGAGGAGGGTTTTTCCctcaaatgaaaaataatatgaatccATAAATGGAGTTATTTAATATTCTGTAAAATGAGCGAAGTTATTGGAACATTTGTTTGGATATTGTCACGTAGGAATTGGATATATTGCAACCTCAATCGTTGCAACCTAGCTTTTTTGGTTAGATAGGTAAATATTAGGACTTGAAACAAAATGGATTTGAATAAATTTGACCTGACATGTCGGATCTATTTGGTAATCCAGGAGTTAGTGATTATCTGGTGCTACTGTAAATTTTTGTTGTCATGAAAACCGGTTTTGTGAAAATCTCTCTTTCGAAGAAACTCCATCTTCCTG
This genomic stretch from Diospyros lotus cultivar Yz01 chromosome 1, ASM1463336v1, whole genome shotgun sequence harbors:
- the LOC127807081 gene encoding uncharacterized protein LOC127807081 — its product is MATQSSVRFISYSQEIVDGVPIYVSSNCLPVKAVKFEPAGHAFHSAALRLLGCEEEYADGGEQTVPNDKDRAYVASSEAYSTKGKKKSAAGGKQQDHYALLGLGHLRYLATEEQIKKSYRETALKYHPDKQAALLLAEETEAAKQAKKDEIENHFKAIQEAYELLIDPLRRRIYDSTDEFDDEIPTDCSPQDFFKVFGPAFLRNARWSVSQPIPSLGNENTALEDVDGFYDFWYSFRSWREFPHADEFDLEQAESRDHRRWMERQNAKLTEKARRDEYVRIRALVDNAYKKDPRILKRKEEEKAERRRKKEAKFLAKKLQEEEAARIAEEQRRQKEEEERQAAEAALHQKKTREKEKKLLRKERTRLRTLSAPVLSQRLLLVTEEDVENLCMSLEFERLRNLCNKIEEKEGLERAKILKEAQQCNQNLEEQKESNDRKENGSMEATAGSTPLSSSEKREKPWGKEEIVLLRKGMQKYPNGTSRRWEVISEYLGTGRSVDEILKATKTVFLQKPDSAKAFDSFLEKRKPAPTIASPLTTREEIEGGVSASNAPNSRASKLNDSKDSSSQEANHQNSNDATRANGFSPSLDQDVWSAVQERALVQALKTFPKETSQRWERVAAAIPGKTLNQCKKKFALLKEDFRNKKSGM